The following proteins are co-located in the Apis mellifera strain DH4 linkage group LG11, Amel_HAv3.1, whole genome shotgun sequence genome:
- the LOC551707 gene encoding RNA-binding protein with serine-rich domain 1, with protein MMARSRKDSTGKSDTEVTDKENKRERGRERDRKKRAGSTSSSGSSSSDSSSGSSSTSSGSSSRSSSTSSTTSTSSASSSGSSRDRGRKRSRSKSVDASRRHDNKEKEREKERERERDRDRDRDRDREKDKKKSSNSVIDKPKPKGRSRSPSPRRKRRERSPIPRPTKIHIGHLTRNVTKEHIMEIFSTYGQIKMVDFAMDKLHPNQGRGFAYVEFETADEAENAMKHMDGGQIDGQEITAAPVLLPKPRPLPMRRMSPLMGRRAPPRWGGGGRNTPPRYRRRSPPINRRRSPRPPRRRPRTRSRSPPNNPRHRHRRYTRSSSSSSR; from the exons ATGAT GGCACGCAGTCGTAAAGATAGTACGGGTAAAAGCGACACCGAAGTCactgataaagaaaataagaggGAAAGAGgtagagaaagagatagaaaaaagcGGGCTGGCTCTACATCTAGTAGTGGCAGTag TTCCTCAGATAGTAGCTCAGGATCATCATCTACAAGTAGTGGAAGTAGTTCCAGATCAAGCTCTACATCTAGTACTACTTCTACTAGTTCAGCAAGTTCTTCTGGAAGCTCCAGAGACAGAGGAAGAAAACGAAGTAGAAGCAAAAGTGTTGATGCTTCACGTAGAcatgataataaagaaaaagaaagagaaaaagaaagagaaagagaaagagatagagatagggacagagatagagatagagaaaaagataaaaagaagagtAGTAATTCTGTGATTGATAAACCAAAACCCAAAGGACGCTCtag atcacCTTCACCACGTAGAAAACGTAGGGAAAGATCACCAATTCCTAGACCaacaaaaatacatattgGACATCTAACCCGTAATGTTACTAAGGAACacattatggaaattttttctacATATGGTCAGATAAAAATGGTCGATTTTGCAATGGATAAGCTTCATCCAAATCAAGGACGAGGGTTTGCCTATGTGGAATTTGAAACAGCAGATGAAGCTGAAAATGCAATGAAACATATGGATGgtg GACAGATAGATGGCCAAGAAATTACTGCTGCCCCAGTATTATTACCAAAACCACGACCATTACCGATGCGAAGAATGTCACCTTTAATGGGAAGAAGAGCGCCCCCACGAtggggtggtggtggtagaAATACTCCTCCTCGTTATCGTAGACGTTCGCCACCAATTAATCGTCGTAGAAGCCCGCGGCCACCAAGACGTAGACCAAGAACTCGATCGCGAAGTCCCCCAAATAATCCACGACATCGGCATCGTCGCTACACGAGATCAAGCTCAAGCAGTTCTCGATAG
- the LOC551683 gene encoding palmitoyltransferase ZDHHC5 isoform X1, producing the protein MPKCDVKTRYLPATFAWTALLSTTTLFFCFPCQYYVFRWGTWVPALQGVITFFVLANFTLATFMDPGVIPKAPPDEDREDDFHAPLYKNVEINGITVRMKWCVTCKFYRPPRCSHCSVCNHCIETFDHHCPWVNNCIGRRNYRFFFFFLLSLSFHMLSIFGLCLYFVLERKQQLGEVDTIVALVLMGVVILLFIPIFGLTGFHVVLVSRGRTTNEQVTGKFNGGYNPFSHGCLHNCCYTQFGPQYPSLIKPEKYSGKRRGVSTSEISTIGSENQVKTYMDSSNGVRNASSNAYNKLSPGRDGSDTDMEPTASQSADCEPTPPVQRHGSKSNFFLPPVENSESPRHPPPSQHRHPMHHTRGSPHPRPRYIINTYRGMNGSRSHTPDPLSPEASGSPATASQRSQGQGGASPTTQRIKAIGVPTPLAISSPIRRSNPGTPTQVRRPDFIGVNDAPTYYDVQQGNNTGIGAASGAVVTGYSPQRRFLSESELVRQGTDHSYSRTNNTVDNIRELAGSPQRGVYMWKDNSPGSYPVPSGTTNATTHQSPSQRPPPSYDYYRSNPTSPTQQLYANAPRAAYHPAMRGGVPVFPPHQSPQVKRKATMATPTTPTSSDTRRRPMSFVRALEMTDSMEMVSAPNDNRSQRPTTPTPDRASVYDMNYEISV; encoded by the exons ATGCCGAAATGCGATGTGAAGACAAGATATCTACCAGCTACGTTTGCCTGGACAGCTCTACTCAGCACTACGACACTCTTCTTCTGTTTTCC ATGCCAATATTACGTGTTTCGATGGGGAACATGGGTACCTGCTCTTCAAGGAGTCATTACCTTTTTTGTTTTGGCAAATTTTACACTAGCAACATTTATGGATCCAGGTGTTATTCCAAAAG cacCTCCTGACGAGGATAGAGAAGATGATTTCCATGctccattatataaaaatgtagaaatcAATGGTATTACAGTTCGCATGAAATGGTGTGTCACATGCAAATTCTATAGACCTCCACGTTGTTCACATTGTAGTGTGTGTAATCATTGTATTGAg acatTTGATCATCACTGCCCATGGGTAAACAACTGTATTGGCAGGAGGAattatagattcttttttttcttcctcctgtCACTTAGTTTTCATATGCTCAGTATATTTGGACTTTGCCTATATTTTGTATTGGAACGTAAACAACAGTTAGGTGAAGTGGACACTATTGTTGC actTGTACTCATGGGAGTGGttatacttttattcattCCAATTTTTGGATTGACTGGTTTTCATGTAGTACTTGTTTCTCGAGGACGTACAACAAATGAACAGGTAACGGGTAAATTTAATGGAGGCTACAATCCTTTTTCTCATGGTTGCTTACATAATTGCTGTTATACGCAATTTGGACCACAATATCCcag tttGATTAAGCCTGAAAAGTATTCAGGAAAACGGCGTGGAGTTTCTACATCTGAGATATCGACTATAGGCAGTGAGAACCAGGTAAAAACCTACATGGATAGCAGCAATGGTGTTAGAAATGCCAGTTCAAATGCTTACAATAAG TTGTCTCCTGGACGAGACGGATCAGATACAGACATGGAACCTACTGCGTCACAGTCTGCGGATTGTGAACCTACGCCGCCAGTACAAAGACATGGTTCTAAAAGCAATTTCTTCCTGCCGCCTGTGGAGAATAGTGAATCTCCCAGGCATCCTCCACCATCGCAACATCGCCATCCAATGCATCACACTAGAGGCAGCCCTCATCCAAGGCCaag GTATATTATCAATACCTATAGGGGAATGAATGGCTCCCGAAGCCATACGCCCGATCCATTATCGCCAGAAGCAAGTGGGTCACCAGCTACAGCTTCTCAAAGAAGCCAAGGTCAGGGGGGTGCTAGTCCAACAACACAACGGATTAAAGCTATTGGAGTACCAACTCCACTTGCCATTTCCAGTCCAATTCGCAG ATCAAATCCAGGAACACCGACGCAGGTTCGTCGGCCAGATTTTATAGGAGTAAACGACGCGCCAACTTATTATGATGTACAGCAAGGAAATAATACTGGTATTGGTGCTGCTAGTGGTGCTGTCGTAACTGGTTACAGTCCGCAGCGGCGTTTCTTGTCAGAAAGTGAGCTTGTTCGTCAAGGTACGGATCATTCGTACTCAAGAACTAATAATACCGTCGACAATATTCGAGAATTAGCGGGTTCACCCCAACGTGGTGTCTATATGTGGAAAGATAATTCTCCAGGCAGCTATCCTGTTCCAAGCGGAACGACAAATGCAACGACACATCAGTCGCCCTCGCAAAGACCTCCACCGTCATACGATTATTACCGTTCTAATCCAACAAGTCCTACGCAACAATTGTACGCTAATGCTCCTAGAGCGGCGTACCATCCTGCAATGAGGGGTGGAGTGCCAGTCTTCCCACCGCACCAATCGCCACAAGTGAAGCGAAAAGCCACAATGGCAACGCCAACTACGCCAACATCGAGCGATACTCGACGTAGACCAATGTCTTTTGTTAGAGCTTTGGAAATGACGGATTCTATGGAGATGGTATCAGCGCCTAATGATAACAGATCACAACGGCCCACAACTCCAACGCCTGATCGCGCCAGTGTTTACGATATGAACTATGAGATATCTGTATAG
- the LOC551683 gene encoding palmitoyltransferase ZDHHC5 isoform X2, translated as MPKCDVKTRYLPATFAWTALLSTTTLFFCFPCQYYVFRWGTWVPALQGVITFFVLANFTLATFMDPGVIPKAPPDEDREDDFHAPLYKNVEINGITVRMKWCVTCKFYRPPRCSHCSVCNHCIETFDHHCPWVNNCIGRRNYRFFFFFLLSLSFHMLSIFGLCLYFVLERKQQLGEVDTIVALVLMGVVILLFIPIFGLTGFHVVLVSRGRTTNEQVTGKFNGGYNPFSHGCLHNCCYTQFGPQYPSLIKPEKYSGKRRGVSTSEISTIGSENQVKTYMDSSNGVRNASSNAYNKLSPGRDGSDTDMEPTASQSADCEPTPPVQRHGSKSNFFLPPVENSESPRHPPPSQHRHPMHHTRGSPHPRPRGMNGSRSHTPDPLSPEASGSPATASQRSQGQGGASPTTQRIKAIGVPTPLAISSPIRRSNPGTPTQVRRPDFIGVNDAPTYYDVQQGNNTGIGAASGAVVTGYSPQRRFLSESELVRQGTDHSYSRTNNTVDNIRELAGSPQRGVYMWKDNSPGSYPVPSGTTNATTHQSPSQRPPPSYDYYRSNPTSPTQQLYANAPRAAYHPAMRGGVPVFPPHQSPQVKRKATMATPTTPTSSDTRRRPMSFVRALEMTDSMEMVSAPNDNRSQRPTTPTPDRASVYDMNYEISV; from the exons ATGCCGAAATGCGATGTGAAGACAAGATATCTACCAGCTACGTTTGCCTGGACAGCTCTACTCAGCACTACGACACTCTTCTTCTGTTTTCC ATGCCAATATTACGTGTTTCGATGGGGAACATGGGTACCTGCTCTTCAAGGAGTCATTACCTTTTTTGTTTTGGCAAATTTTACACTAGCAACATTTATGGATCCAGGTGTTATTCCAAAAG cacCTCCTGACGAGGATAGAGAAGATGATTTCCATGctccattatataaaaatgtagaaatcAATGGTATTACAGTTCGCATGAAATGGTGTGTCACATGCAAATTCTATAGACCTCCACGTTGTTCACATTGTAGTGTGTGTAATCATTGTATTGAg acatTTGATCATCACTGCCCATGGGTAAACAACTGTATTGGCAGGAGGAattatagattcttttttttcttcctcctgtCACTTAGTTTTCATATGCTCAGTATATTTGGACTTTGCCTATATTTTGTATTGGAACGTAAACAACAGTTAGGTGAAGTGGACACTATTGTTGC actTGTACTCATGGGAGTGGttatacttttattcattCCAATTTTTGGATTGACTGGTTTTCATGTAGTACTTGTTTCTCGAGGACGTACAACAAATGAACAGGTAACGGGTAAATTTAATGGAGGCTACAATCCTTTTTCTCATGGTTGCTTACATAATTGCTGTTATACGCAATTTGGACCACAATATCCcag tttGATTAAGCCTGAAAAGTATTCAGGAAAACGGCGTGGAGTTTCTACATCTGAGATATCGACTATAGGCAGTGAGAACCAGGTAAAAACCTACATGGATAGCAGCAATGGTGTTAGAAATGCCAGTTCAAATGCTTACAATAAG TTGTCTCCTGGACGAGACGGATCAGATACAGACATGGAACCTACTGCGTCACAGTCTGCGGATTGTGAACCTACGCCGCCAGTACAAAGACATGGTTCTAAAAGCAATTTCTTCCTGCCGCCTGTGGAGAATAGTGAATCTCCCAGGCATCCTCCACCATCGCAACATCGCCATCCAATGCATCACACTAGAGGCAGCCCTCATCCAAGGCCaag GGGAATGAATGGCTCCCGAAGCCATACGCCCGATCCATTATCGCCAGAAGCAAGTGGGTCACCAGCTACAGCTTCTCAAAGAAGCCAAGGTCAGGGGGGTGCTAGTCCAACAACACAACGGATTAAAGCTATTGGAGTACCAACTCCACTTGCCATTTCCAGTCCAATTCGCAG ATCAAATCCAGGAACACCGACGCAGGTTCGTCGGCCAGATTTTATAGGAGTAAACGACGCGCCAACTTATTATGATGTACAGCAAGGAAATAATACTGGTATTGGTGCTGCTAGTGGTGCTGTCGTAACTGGTTACAGTCCGCAGCGGCGTTTCTTGTCAGAAAGTGAGCTTGTTCGTCAAGGTACGGATCATTCGTACTCAAGAACTAATAATACCGTCGACAATATTCGAGAATTAGCGGGTTCACCCCAACGTGGTGTCTATATGTGGAAAGATAATTCTCCAGGCAGCTATCCTGTTCCAAGCGGAACGACAAATGCAACGACACATCAGTCGCCCTCGCAAAGACCTCCACCGTCATACGATTATTACCGTTCTAATCCAACAAGTCCTACGCAACAATTGTACGCTAATGCTCCTAGAGCGGCGTACCATCCTGCAATGAGGGGTGGAGTGCCAGTCTTCCCACCGCACCAATCGCCACAAGTGAAGCGAAAAGCCACAATGGCAACGCCAACTACGCCAACATCGAGCGATACTCGACGTAGACCAATGTCTTTTGTTAGAGCTTTGGAAATGACGGATTCTATGGAGATGGTATCAGCGCCTAATGATAACAGATCACAACGGCCCACAACTCCAACGCCTGATCGCGCCAGTGTTTACGATATGAACTATGAGATATCTGTATAG
- the TpnCIIa gene encoding troponin C type IIa isoform X1, with the protein MEEDDQKMAVMRKAFQMFDTTKSGFIDTLKISTILNTMGQLFDDSDLNALISENDPEGTGKVNFDGFCRIAGRFLEEEDAEAMQEELKEAFRLYDREGNGYITTATLKEILAALDDKLTSADLDGIIAEIDTDGSGTVDFDEFMEMMTGE; encoded by the exons ATG GAGGAAGACGATCAAAAAATGGCTGTAATGCGGAAAGCATTTCAAATGTTCGACACGACGAAAAGCGGTTTCATCGATACGTTGaaaatttccacgatattGAACACGATGGGCCAATTATTCGACGATTCCGACTTGAATGCTTTGATCTCGGAGAATGATCCGGAAGGAACTGGTAAAGTAAACTTCGATGGATTCTGCAGAATCGCTGGCCGATtcttggaggaggaggatgcgGAGGCGATGcaagaagaattgaaagagGCCTTCCGTTTATACGATCGCGAAGGGAACGGATATATAACAACGGCTACGTTGAAGGAGATTCTTGCTGCTCTCGATGATAAACTTACCAGTGCGGATTTAGACGGCATAATCGCCGAGATTGATACAGATGGATCGGGCACAGTTGATTTTGATG AATTCATGGAAATGATGACTGGAGAATAA
- the TpnCIIa gene encoding troponin C type IIa isoform X2 has translation MEEDDQKMAVMRKAFQMFDTTKSGFIDTLKISTILNTMGQLFDDSDLNALISENDPEGTGKVNFDGFCRIAGRFLEEEDAEAMQEELKEAFRLYDREGNGYITTATLKEILAALDDKLTSADLDGIIAEIDTDGSGTVDFDEFMEMMTGE, from the exons atg GAGGAAGACGATCAAAAAATGGCTGTAATGCGGAAAGCATTTCAAATGTTCGACACGACGAAAAGCGGTTTCATCGATACGTTGaaaatttccacgatattGAACACGATGGGCCAATTATTCGACGATTCCGACTTGAATGCTTTGATCTCGGAGAATGATCCGGAAGGAACTGGTAAAGTAAACTTCGATGGATTCTGCAGAATCGCTGGCCGATtcttggaggaggaggatgcgGAGGCGATGcaagaagaattgaaagagGCCTTCCGTTTATACGATCGCGAAGGGAACGGATATATAACAACGGCTACGTTGAAGGAGATTCTTGCTGCTCTCGATGATAAACTTACCAGTGCGGATTTAGACGGCATAATCGCCGAGATTGATACAGATGGATCGGGCACAGTTGATTTTGATG AATTCATGGAAATGATGACTGGAGAATAA
- the TpnCIIa gene encoding troponin C type IIa translates to MAVMRKAFQMFDTTKSGFIDTLKISTILNTMGQLFDDSDLNALISENDPEGTGKVNFDGFCRIAGRFLEEEDAEAMQEELKEAFRLYDREGNGYITTATLKEILAALDDKLTSADLDGIIAEIDTDGSGTVDFDEFMEMMTGE, encoded by the exons ATGGCTGTAATGCGGAAAGCATTTCAAATGTTCGACACGACGAAAAGCGGTTTCATCGATACGTTGaaaatttccacgatattGAACACGATGGGCCAATTATTCGACGATTCCGACTTGAATGCTTTGATCTCGGAGAATGATCCGGAAGGAACTGGTAAAGTAAACTTCGATGGATTCTGCAGAATCGCTGGCCGATtcttggaggaggaggatgcgGAGGCGATGcaagaagaattgaaagagGCCTTCCGTTTATACGATCGCGAAGGGAACGGATATATAACAACGGCTACGTTGAAGGAGATTCTTGCTGCTCTCGATGATAAACTTACCAGTGCGGATTTAGACGGCATAATCGCCGAGATTGATACAGATGGATCGGGCACAGTTGATTTTGATG AATTCATGGAAATGATGACTGGAGAATAA